Part of the Notamacropus eugenii isolate mMacEug1 chromosome 5, mMacEug1.pri_v2, whole genome shotgun sequence genome is shown below.
TCTGATGCTACATGACTtgtttacatttaattttatcttACATATTTTCAGAAACATGTATTGTGGACCCAAAACAAAGACGTAATTGTGGTTGGTCTGGTATCACCCAGCAACAATGTCAACAAAACAAGTGTTGCTTTGATAACAAAATTAGTGGTACTCCCTGGTGCTTCTACCCTGAGCCTATAGAAGATGGTATGTATCTTTGGAAAATTATTACAATGACTTCATGCTTACAGTAGATCAAGAGGTTGGATTAAGTAATGTATAATGTCTTTTTCCAGATCTAAAACCTATTGTCCTGTGAAGTCCAACTCTGATATCTCATCATAATACATAGgtgattctaaaaatcaaagTTGAATACAATTATGTATTCATATACAAAGACACCACATTTAAGACTTGAGGAATAAATAACACATGATAGAGAAAGGGC
Proteins encoded:
- the TFF1 gene encoding trefoil factor 1, producing MEYKVICTLMITLMLGLSVLSQEASETCIVDPKQRRNCGWSGITQQQCQQNKCCFDNKISGTPWCFYPEPIEDDCNF